Below is a genomic region from Dyella jiangningensis.
GGCTCATCCCGCAGAGGATTAGCGCGAGCAGTGCACCGACGCCGGCCGGCGGCAGCGTGGAGATGATGGTCAGCGGGTGGATGTAGCTCTCGTACAGCACGCCCAGCACGATGTAGATCACCACGATCGAGGCGATCAGCAGCAGCACTTCATTGGTCAGCGAGGTGGAGAACTCCGCCGCCTTGCCGATGAACTGGCCACGCACCTGCGGCGGGAAGTTCAGGTTCTGCTCCACATCGTGGATCGCCTTCACCGCTTCGGACAGCGAGTAGCCCGGTGCGAGGTTGAAGGAGATGGTCACCGCCGGCAGCTGCTGCTGATGGCTCACCACCAGCGGTGCGTTGGTCACTTCGGACGTGGCCAGCGAGGCCAGCGGAATGGTGCCGCCCGCGCCGATCACCACGCCGGTGTTGGCCACGCCAAGGCCGGTCGAGGTCGAGGAATTGCTCGACGCCACCTGGCCGAAGCTGGTCGCATTGCTGCCGGTCAGCGCGCCGCTGCCGTTGCTCTTCACCGTGAGCTGGTTGAGCAGCGCGGTGCTGGAACGGAACTGCGGCGCCACCTCCAGCACCACGCGGTACTGGTTGAGCTGGGTGAAGATGGTCGAGATCTGGCGCTGGCCGAACGAGTCGTACAGCGTGTCGTCGATGGTCTGCACCGGCACGCCGAGGCGGCTGGCCTTCTCGCGGTCGATGGTGAGCTTGAGCGAGGTGCCCTGGTCGGCGAGGTTGTTGTCCACGTCAGCCAGTTCCGCACGCTCGCGCAGTGCCTGCGTCATCTGCGTGGCGTACTTGGAGAGCTCCTCGGAACTCACGTCGGACATCGAGTACTGGTACTCGGTGGCCGCCACGCGGCTGTCCAGCGTCACGTCCTGCACGGGCTTCAAGTACAGCGCCACGCCCGGAATGTCGGCCGCTTCCTGCTGCAGGCGCTTGACCACTTCGTCGAGGCCGTCGCGGTCGCCGCGGTCCTTCAGCACGATGCTGAGCTGGCCCTGGTTGAGCGTCGGGTTGATGGAACCCGCACCGATGAAGGCGGCCACGCCGGTCACCGCCTTGTCACGCCGCAGCGCTTCGGCCACGGCCTTGGTGCGCTGTTCCATCTGCGGGAAGGCCACGTTCTGGTCCGCCGCGACGACGCCGGTGATGAGGCCGGTGTCCTGCTCGGGCAGCAGGCCCTTGGGAATGATGATGTAGAGGAAGATGGTGACCGCGACGGTGGCGCCGGCGATCAGCACGGTGAAGCGCTGGTGGCCGAGCACCCAGTCCAGCGAACTCTCGTACACGCCGACCAGGCGCGACCACCAGGTCTTCTTGCCGGCGGCGGCGTGGCGCTCGTGCGCGTCGTCGCCTTCGGGCAACGCATCGGGCTTGAGCAGGTAGGCGCACATCATCGGCGTCAGCGTCAACGACACCAGCATCGAGATCGCCACCGCGATGGTCAGCACCCAGGCGAACTCGTGGAACAGGCGACCGGTGACGCCGGGCATCAGCAGCAGCGGCAGGAATACGGCGATCAGCGACACGGTCAGCGACAGCACCGTGAAGCCGATTTCCTTCGCGCCGATCTCGGCCGCTTCCTTGCCGTCCTTGCCCTGCTCGATGTAGCGCACGATGTTCTCGATCATCACGATCGCGTCGTCGACCACGAAGCCGGTCGCGACGGTCAGCGCCATCAGCGAGAGGTTGTCCAGCGAGATGCCGGTGAAGGCCATCACGCCGAACGTGCCCATCAGCGAGAGCGGCACCGCGACCGACGGGATCACCGTGGCCCACAGGCGGCGCAGGAACACGAAGATCACCGCCACCACCAGGCAGATGGTGAGGATCAGGGTGAACTGCACGTCCTCCACCGAGGCGCGGATGGTGATGGTGCGGTCGGCGAACACGTCCAGATGGACGTCCGCCGGCAGCACGGCCTGCAGCTGCGGCAGGATGTTGCGGATCTGCTGCACCGTCTGCACGATGTTCGCGCCCGGCTGGCGACGGATGTCGAGCAGCACCGCGGGCTTGCCGTTGGCCCAGGCGGCGAGCTGGTCGTTCTCCACGCCATCGACCACGTTCGCCACGTCGGACAGGCGCACCGGCGCGTTGTTCTTGTACGAGATGATGGTGTTCTTGTATTCGGCCGCATCGACCAGCTGGTCGTTGGTGCCGATGCTGTAGGACTGCGTCGCGCCGTTGAGCGTGCCCTTGGGCGCGTTGACGTTGGCCTCGGTGAGCGCGCTGCGCACGTCCTCCATGGTGAGGCCGAGGTTTGCCAGCTGCGACGGATTCACCTGCACGCGCACCGCGGGGCGCACGTTGCCGGCGATCGACACCAGGCCCACGCCCTGCACCTGCGACAGCTTCTGCGCGAGGATCGAGTCGGCGTAGTTGTTCACTTCGCGCAGTGGCAGGCTGTCCGAAGTGAGCTTGAGCGTGATGATCGGCGCGTCGGCCGGGTTAACGCGGTTGTACACCGGCGGATACGGCAGGGTTGCCGGCAGCGTGCCGCGCGCCTGGTTGATGGCCGCCTGCACGTCCTGCGCCGCGATGTCGATGTCACGATCCATCGCGAACTGCAGCACGATGGTGGACAGGCCCGCCGACGAGTCGGAGGTCATCATGGTGAGGCCGGAGATCTGGCCGAAGTTGCGCTCCAGCGGCGTGGTGACCAGCGACGCCATGGTGGACGCGCTCGCACCCGGATACTGCGTGGTGACCACCAGGCTGGGTGCGTCGATCTCGGGCAGCGCCGACACCGGCAGCTCGCGATAGCCGAGGATGCCGAGCAGCAGCACCGCCACCATCAGCAGCGATGTAGCGATCGGTCGGCGAATGAAGAGTGTGGAGAAGCCCATGGGTTAGCCGTCGATGTGTGTGGCGAGCGCCAATCCCGCGGCGCCTCGTGTTGTTGCTGCAGGGGTCAGGGACGCATGGCAGGCGCGCATGCCTGCGCCGCCCTGCCACCGGGACGACTGGCGATCGCGCTTGTCGCGTCTTCGCCAGCCATGCCTCGTCCCGCGCCTCGCGTCATCAGCCGCCGCGGCGACCGCCCTGCTTCTGCGCGTTCTTCTTGGCCTTGTCCATCTCGGCCGGCGTCGGCGCGGCCGGCACTTCGCCCGGCTTGAGCGCCTTGACCTTGCTGCCCGGCTTGAGGCGGAACTGGCCCTCGGTGACCACGCGGTCGTTGAGCGCCAGGCCCGAGCCGATCATCACGTGGCTGTCGCCCACTTCGCCGGCGACCTTCACCGGGTTCATCTTGACCGTGTCGTCCTGCTGCACGAGGTACACGTAGTCGCCATCCGGACCGCGCTGCACCGCCTGCGACGGAATCACCAGGCCGCCGGTCACCGTGCGCACCTTCAGGCGGACGTTGACGAACTGGCCCGGCCACAGGTCGCCCTTGGCGTTCTGGAAGATCGAACGCAGCTTGAAGGTGCCGGTGGTGGTGTCGATCTGGTTGTCGACGACGTTGAGCACGCCATCGTCGGCGATGGTATGCGCGTCGGCGCGATCCAGCGCCAGCACGCTCAGCGGGTCGCCACCGGCGGCGGCCTTGCGCACCATCTCCAGGTTCTGCTCGGGCAGGTTGAAGGTGACGTAGATCGGATGGATCTGGGTCAGCGTCACCACGGCCGTGGTGGTGGTCACCACGTTGCCCGGGTCCACGTTGCGGATGCCCGCGACGCCGTCGATCGGCGAGACGATGCGGGTGTAGTCGAGGTTGACCTTGGCCGAACGCACGGCAGCCTTGTCGGCGGCCACGGTGGCGGTCAGGTTGGCCACGTTGTTGCGGAAGGTGTCCATGTCCAGCTGGGCCACGTAGCCCTTGGCGACCAGCGCATCGTTGCGCTTGAGCGTGCTCTGCGCGGTCGAAAGCTGAGCCTCGTCCTGCTCCTGCTTGGCCACGGCCTGGTCATAGGCGGCCTGGAACGTACGCGGGTCGATCTGCGCCAGCAGGTCGCCCTTCTTCACTTCCTGGCCTTCCTTGAAATTGATGCTGAGCATCTGCCCGCTGACCTGCGGGTTGATGGTCACGGTATTGAGCGCCTGCACGGTGCCCAGCGCGGTGAGGTACACCGGCACGTCCTGCTTGACCACGGGCTCGACGGTGACCGGCACCGGCGTGTCCTTATCCTTGTCCTGGCCCTGGCCCTTGCGTTGACCGCTCTGCTCGCCCGCCTGGCCGCCATCGGCAGCCGGCTTGTGCAACAGACGGAAGCCCACCGCTCCCACCACGATCACGGCCACAACGACCAGCGCGATCTTCCAAAAACGCGACATGAAAAACTCCCAGAAATAGACGGCAGGCCCACCCGACCTCACCGGCGCTGCAGGAACACCTTCCCTGCGCCTGACTTTGTACGTCGGATGAAAGGATAGGGTCAGATCAACGGGAATAGACAATGCCAGTTGACATGGGTGCCCCATGACCGATGGCAGGGTTTTTACCGCGTGATCGCGTCAAAACAAAGAAAACTGCGTGAAATGGCCGCGCCACGCAACCGTCAAATCGGGCGATCGCCGCCCTGAAACTTGCCGCAGGGTTCGTCTATACTCCCCTCCTTGTTGTCTGAACCTGTGCCTAACCCGGCTGCAAGGCCGTCCTAGAGATGGAGTGATTGCGTGAGCGGTTCCATGACCAAATCCGACCAGAGCTTCATGCGCAGCTTCTCGTTGCTGATCGCGGGCCTGGGCGCGTTGACCCTGCTGCTGATCGTTGGTGCCTGGTTGATCTACGACCACGAGCCGAAGGAAACCAATCCGGAGTCCGCCAAGCAGGTGGCCGAGCGCATCGCGCCGGCAGGCGCCGTCTACGCGGGCGACACGGGCCGCGCCGCCATGGCCGCCGCGCAGGAAGCCGCCGCCAAGGCCGCCGCTTCGCAGGTCGCCTACGGTGGCACCACCGACGGCAAGACCATCTACGACAACCTCTGCCACAGCTGCCACACCGCGGGCGTGGCCGGTGCGCCGAAGCTGGGCGACAAGGGCAACTGGGGTCCGCGCATCGCCGAGGGCCTCGACACCCTGGTCAAGCATGCGATCGAAGGCTACAAGGGTCCGGATGGCAACATGATGCCGGCGAAGGGCGGCAATCCGGCGCTCACCGATGAGCAGGTGAAGAATGCGGTGCATTGGATTGTGGATCAGGCCAAGTAATCGGCCTGCTCGCGTCTGATGTCGACGAAACGCCGCCCACGGGGCGGCGTTTTTCGTTGTGGGGCATCCTGCCGAACACGCCAAGCCTTCGTTTGGTGGAAGCGCACCCTGAGCGCGACAGGCGCATGGGGCGTCACCTCCCGGATGCGCACCGTTGACCCCTCTCCCGCCGACCCGACGGTGGTACCGGTGGGAGAGAGGACTGGCATGAGAGGGGCTCTCGGGACGCTGCTTAATGCCTGTAGGAGCTCACCCAGTGCGCGACCGCAGCGTGGCGTCATCGCGGCTACCGAGAAATGAGGCGAGCTGTCAGTGCGCGGTCGCGCACAGGGTGCGCTCCCACAAGGCGTTGTAGCTCCGCGTTGCGATGTGCCGCGCAGCGGCACGAGCCTTCACCAGAGCCCCTGCGTGGCGGTGAGGGGTGGACGATCAGGCCCCGCAGGGGTGCCCGACAGGACGTCGAGCACTTTTCGTCCGGGCAGGCGCCCGGTCGAAAAGCCCGGCCGCCCCTCACGGACTGGCTGGGCGCAGCCCGGACAGCGCCATGCGGGGTGCCGTTCTCTTTGGCATTGCCACCTTTACGGTGGTTACTTTCTGACGCGAAGCTAATCCCTGTGGGACTTGGGCAAGCAAGAGAAAGTGGCCCGGGCCGCGGCAGCGGTTCGGAAGCCCGCGGCAGGCGAGCCAGCGGCGGAAGCGGCGCAACAGAAGCGAATGTCACTGGACTCCTGCCTTCGCAGGAGTGACGAACGGGAAGGACTGCGGCGAAAGGCGATCGCGCACTGGGTGCGCTCCTACAGAAGAGCTGACAGCCGGCTCCCCCGCATGAGGCGGCCACCTCGCAGGTGACAGAGCACGGCGCGACCGCCTACCGCACCGGCAACTCCGCCTCCCGCCACCGCTTCGCGAATGACTGCAACTGCGGATAAAACGCCTCGAAATGCGCCTGCAGCGGGCGGTCCAGTCCGACCAGGACCGGCAACGCCTCGGCTACCGGGTTCGCACGACGGAGACGATGCGAGATGCCATCCAGGGCGGCGCCGATTTCTTCGGGGCGGGCGTAACCGCCGGGCAGCGCGTGCGCTTCCATGTAGTGGCGAAAACGCTGCAAACCCGGCGGCAGCAACGGGGTGTGGCGATCGAGCATGTCGCGCACACCGAGCGAATAGGTTTCCAGGCGCTGCTCGCTCCAGCGCGGGAAGTCGCGCGCCAGCAGGTGGTCGAACCACATGTCGAGCAGGATGCCGCCGTAGCGTCGGAACGGCGCCGGCAGCAGGCTGCGAGCGGCGGCCACTTCCGGATGGCTGTCGGTATAGACGTCGATGGCGCGGTGCAGGCGGATGCCGGCGATCACGCCCGAAGGCAGGGCCGGATCGGGCTGGCCGTGCACGAAATCTCCCATCAAACCGCCCAGTTGCAGCAGTTCGTCTTCGCCTGCGAGCAGCGTATGGGCGAGGTGGTTCATGCGACTGGCTCCGCTCGGCGCCTACGACAGGCACAGGTGCCGGTTATCATCTTGTCCATGAACCCCGTCATGCTGCCTACCCAACCCGACCATTTTCCCGAGCAGGCCGCCAGCTTCGCGCTGGAAGGACCGGCCGGCAAGCTCGAAGCGATCAGCGACGTGGCGCTGCCCGACGAGGCGCGCCGCGGCACCGCCATCATCTGCCATCCGCACCCGCTGCAAGGCGGCACCATGCACAACAAGGTGGTGACGATGGTGGAACGCGCGCTGCGCGAGTCCGGGCTGGACACGGTGCGGTTCAACTTCCGCGGCACCGGTGAATCCGAAGGTACTTACGATCACGGCAATGGCGAAGGCGACGATCTTGCGGCCGTGGCCGCGTGGGTGCGCCGGCTGCGTCCCGACGATGCGCTGTGGCTGGCCGGCTTCTCGTTCGGCAGCTATGTCTCCATCCGCAACACGGTGCGCCTGCATGCCGATGCGCTGATCAGCATCGCTCCGCCTGCCGGCCGCTGGCCGTTCGAGGGTTTCGAGCTGCCCAGCTGCCCCTGGCTGGTGGTGCAGGGCGAGGAAGACGAAGTGGTCGATCCGCAGGCCGTGTTCGACTGGATCGATGGCATGGCGAAAAAGCCCGAGCTGGTGCGCATGCCCGAGACCAGCCATTTCTTCCACCGCCGCCTGATGGACCTGCGCGGCGTCATCAAGCACGCCGTGCAGCCCTGGCTTCCGCCGCTGCGGCAGGACTGATGCCGCGCCCGCTCTCCATGCCCGCTCCCCACGGGCGCACCATCCCCCGAATCTGCCGTACCCATGAGTGATACCCCCCTGCTCGCGCCCAGTGCGCGTTATCAAGAAGGCGTCGCCGCCCACCGCTGGGAGGCCGATCCGGCCCAACAGGCGCTGCTGCCCGAATTCGACCGCATGCATGCCGCGCTGGTGGCCAGCACCGCCAACGGTAATGGCAGCGGACTGTTTGGACGTCTGAAAGCCCTGCTCGGCAACGACGAGCGCGAGGCCGTGCCGGGCCTGTACCTGTGGGGCAGCGTGGGCCGCGGCAAGACCTTCCTGATGGATCTGTTCGTGGCCAGCCTGCCATCGGGCATGGCGCTGCGCCGCCACTACCACCGCTTCATGGGCGAAGTGCACGAACAACTGCGCGCGCTCGGCGAGCGGCAGGACCCGCTGCTCGAGGTGGCCGCCAACCTCGCCTCGCGTTGCCGCGTGCTGTGCCTGGATGAGTTCCTGGTCAACGACATCGGCGACGCGATGATCCTCGGCACCCTGCTGCAGGCCCTGTTCGAACGCGGCGTGTCGCTGGTGACCACCTCCAACACCGCGCCGACCAACCTCTACAAGGATGGCCTGCAGCGCGCGCGTTTCCTGCCCGCCATCGCGCTGATCGAGAAGCACTGCCGCGTGGTGCAGATGATTTCCTCCCACGACTGGCGTCTGCGCGCGCTGACCCAGGCCGACGTGTACCAGACCCCGCCAGGACCGGAGGCCGAACGCGCGCTGGCGCGGATCTTCTCCAGCCAGGCGGAAGGCCAGGTCGACGAAGGCGGCGAGATCGTGCTCAACGATCGCCCGATCCCGGTGCGCAAGCGCGCCGCCAACATCCTGTGGTTCGACTTCGCCGCACTGTGCGAAGGACCGCGCGCGGTGTCCGACTACATCGAGCTGGCCAAGGCCGGTCCGGCGGTAATCATTTCCAACGTGCCGCAATTCACCGTCTACACCGACGACGCGGCGCGCCGCTTCGTGCTGCTGGTGGACGAGTTCTACGACCGCCACGTGAAGCTGATCCTCTCGGCGGCCGCACCGATCACCGAGCTGTACGACGGCGAGCGCCTGCGCGCGGAATTTGGTCGCACGGAATCGCGATTGATCGAGATGCAGAGCGAGGAATATCTCGCGAGCGAACACCTGTCCTGACCGTCCAGCGCTCTTGTAGGAGCGCACCCAGTGCGCGATCGCGGCTTCCGCTCCGTTGGCTTGTCGCGCACTGGGTGCGCTCCTACAGTGCAGTAAATACAGTACGCACGGAGCCCTCATGCCCATCCTGCTAGCCCTCGCCCTGCAGACGGTCCCCGCCGCCGGCACCGATTTTCAAACACGGATGAGACAGGCCAAGCTGGCCGAAGGCGCAGCCGCCGGGCCGGACTACCAGAAGAAAATGTGGGATCGCATCGGCAACGCCACCACCGATGCGTACAAGGCCTGCCTCGCGAGCAACACGCCGGCCGACAGGTCGCCTTTCACGCTCGTGGCGAATGTGGGTACGGACGGCCATCTCACCGACATCGCGGTGCAGCCGGCCACGCCGGTCGCCAACTGCATGGCCGGCCAGTTCGCGAGCTGGGTGCTGCCCGCGCCGCCTGCAACACCCGCGCCCTACCCCGTCGAGATCGATTTCAGCATCAAGGAGTAGGCCACCCGGCCGATGGCTTCTGTGGAGATGGCGCGGGCAAGATGCCCGTATCGGCCTTCCATATGTCTCATTGCGGACCGTTGCGGGGCTGCAGTAGCCTCGGCTGACGGAGACGTCGAGCCGTTCCTCACAGGGGTGGGATCGCGATGCGCACGACCGCGGGAGACAACCCGGGGCAGCACACGGGCGGACATTCGGACGCGTGGGAAACAGCCGTCCAGACTTCCGTCGGCGGAGCGCCTTCCGAAGGTTTCGCCGTACCCGGCTTCGACGCCGTCGTGCGACTGGTGTCGCGCTCGCTCAACGTGCCCCTGGTGGCGTTGGTGCTCCATGGCGGCACGGCCTACTGGTTCGCCAATGGCAGCGCGCTGCCTTCGCATGAACCGCGCATGCTGCATCCGCTCTACATGGAAGCGGCACGCAGCCTCGATCCGCTGGTGGTGCTCGACACCCAGTCCGACCCGCGCTTCACGGACGTGGCCCCGGCGCCGGGCGCCAACTCGCCCATCCGCTTCTTCGCCAGCGAACCGGTATGCACCCTGACCGGTCAGCAGATCGGCGCGCTCTGCGTGATGGACCTCGCCCCGCATGCCGAACTGAGCGAACACGAGCACACCTCGCTGCGCGATGCGGCATCCCTCATCGGCGCCGGCGTCGTGCTGCGCAGTTATCTGGGGCGCACCGATCCGATCACGCAGTTGCCGCATCGCTATGCGTTCTTCGACGACCTGCGCCGGCATTTCCAGGAGGGTTCACCGCTGGCCTGGGTCATCGCCATCGATGTCGCACCGGTGCAACGCTTCAACGCCTTCATCCGCGCGATGGGTCATGCCTACGCCGACGAACTGATGCGGGCGGTGGCGCAGCGCACGCTGGCATGGATACCGCCCGAGACGCGGCTGTACCAGGTAGGTGCGACACGCTTCGCGGCCGTGCTGCCCGACCGGCACCTGGAAGCGGACGCCACGCGGCTGGACGAACTGGTGGCGCGCCTGCGCCAGCCGTTCGACTGCCTGGGCATCCCGCTCACCATCCAACCCGGCGTGGGCTTGCTGAAGATCGGCGAGAGCGAGCTGCGCGGCGGCGACCCGCTGCGGCTGGTCATGAACGCCTCGTATGCTGCGCAACACAGCGTGCGTGGCTGGGCCGTCTACGATCGACGGCAGGACGAACTGCATCGCCAGGAATTCTTCCTGGTCACCGAACTGGCGGCGGCACTCACCGATCGCACCGAACTCGACCTGCACTACCAGCCGCGCGTGGACCTGGACAGCGGCCGCTGCGTCGCGCTCGAGGCGCTGGCGCGCTGGCACCATCCCACGCTGGGACTGATTCCACCCAGCCGTTTCATCGGCCTCGCCGAGCGCGCCGGACTGATGCGCTCGCTGACGCAATGGGTGCTGGAGCACGGCGTCGCGGAACTGGCTCATTGGCGCAGGAAGGGCCACGACATCAAGCTGTCTTTCAACGTGTCCAGCACGGATCTCGGCGCCGACCTGGTCAATCGCGTCCGCCAGGTGGCCGAACGCCACAAGGTCGGCCTGGATTCGCTGGAACTGGAGTTCACCGAGAACACCTTGATGGAACACAGCGCCACCACGCGCCGCCATCTCACCGCGATACGCCAGCTCGGCGCCGGCATCGCCATCGATGACTTCGGCACGGGCTACAGCAACCTGGCCGCGCTGCGGCAGATGCCCGCCACCAGCCTGAAGATCGACCAGTCGTTCGTACGCGGCATGGGCACCAGCCGCCATGACGAGGCGATCGTGCGTTCGGTGGCCGATCTCGCGCGCAGCATGGGTTTCCGCGTGGTGGTGGAAGGCGTGGAGACCCATCATCTCTACGACAGCGTGCTGGCGATGGCCTGCGACGAAGCGCAGGGGTTCCACATCGCACGCCCCCTGCCCGGTGCGGACGTACTGCCCTGGCTCGCCACGCATCGCGGCATGCCGTCGCGCCGCGTGGTCTAGGGCGCCTTCCGCCCTGCTGCAGGAGCGCACCTAGTGCGCGAAAAGCCTACGGAGCGGCAACGTCAATCGCCGCGGTCGCGCACTGGGTGCGTTCCTACAAAAGAAGCTCTTCGGCCATCGCTTCGCGCATCAGGTACTTCTGCACCTTGCCGGTGACGGTCATCGGGAACGCATCCACAAAGCGCACATAGTGTGGCACCTTGAAGTAGGCGAGGTGGTGCCGGCAGTAGCTCTGGATTTCCGCCTCGCTGGATTCGCACCCTTCGCGCAGGCGTATCCACGCGCACACCTGCTCGCCGAACTTCGGGTCCGGCACGCCGAACACCTGCACGTCCTGCACCTTCGGATGGCTGTAGAGGAACTCTTCGATCTCCCGCGGGTATACGTTCTCGCCGCCACGGATGATCATGTCCTTGAGCCGGCCGACGATCGTGCAGTAGCCGTCGTCGTCGATGACCGCGAGGTCGCCGGTATGCATCCAGCGCGCCTCGTCGATGGCCTCGCGCGTGCGTACGTCGTCTTCCCAGTAGCCGAGCATCACCGAATAGCCGCGCGTGCACAGCTCGCCGGTCGCGCCACGCGGCACGATGCGGCCCTGTTCGTCCACCAGCTTCACTTCGAGATGCGGATGGATGCGGCCGACGCTGTCCACGCGGCGCTCCAGCGGGTCGTCCGGGGTGGTCTGGAAGCTCACCGGGCTGGTCTCGGTCATGCCGTAGGCGATGGTGACTTCGCTCATGTGCATCTCGCTCACCACGCGCCTCATCACTTCGATGGGACACGGCGAGCCCGCCATGATGCCGGTGCGCAGCGAGCCGAGGTCGAAGCGACGGAACTCCGGATGTTCGAGTTCCGCGATGAACATCGTCGGCACGCCATGCAGCCCGGTGCAGCGCTCCTCCTGCACGGCTTCCAGCGTGGCGAGCACGTCGAAGCCCTCGCCGGGAATCACCATGCAGGCGCCGTGCGTCACGCAGGCGAGGTTGCCGAGCACCATCCCGAAGCAGTGGTAGAACGGCACCGGGATGCACAGCCGGTCCTGCTCGGTGAGGCGCATGGCCTCGCCAATGAAGTAACCGTTGTTGACGATGT
It encodes:
- a CDS encoding AMP-binding protein; the encoded protein is MRAPSYVQGVSSQRLLGDTVGSLLDRIAAMHPERPALVVRSQQVRLSYRQFHADVERVAAGLLALGLKRGDRIGIWAPNRAEWVVLQFAAPKAGLILVNINPAYRVHELEFALNKVRCKALVLPRRFKSSHYLDMLNELAPELAGSPPGQLASVRLPALRDVIVLDDAPAPGTHAWSEVAARGDAQAIDHLHTMECELSFDDPVNIQFTSGTTGAPKGATLTHHNIVNNGYFIGEAMRLTEQDRLCIPVPFYHCFGMVLGNLACVTHGACMVIPGEGFDVLATLEAVQEERCTGLHGVPTMFIAELEHPEFRRFDLGSLRTGIMAGSPCPIEVMRRVVSEMHMSEVTIAYGMTETSPVSFQTTPDDPLERRVDSVGRIHPHLEVKLVDEQGRIVPRGATGELCTRGYSVMLGYWEDDVRTREAIDEARWMHTGDLAVIDDDGYCTIVGRLKDMIIRGGENVYPREIEEFLYSHPKVQDVQVFGVPDPKFGEQVCAWIRLREGCESSEAEIQSYCRHHLAYFKVPHYVRFVDAFPMTVTGKVQKYLMREAMAEELLL